In the genome of Ignavibacteriales bacterium, one region contains:
- a CDS encoding carbohydrate kinase family protein, which produces MKLLVIGQTVEDHYIKDGEEVVAPGGIYYAAAALAQLKDANDEIMLCTSIEENNYQLFADVYERYDKKYISRVDAIPKVWLTVDPHKERSERYVNITAELKTGFSCSDYDGVLVNMITGFDISIDQFQKIREELTGVLYLDVHTLSRGMDFENNRKFRIIPEFEKWARCADIIQVNEHELFCLSEFKTEMEIVSWLLDCNVRVVIITLAERGAKYFYRDRGEIASVYHSALKVEVNNKIGCGDVFGSAFFFNHLKHKDLLKALVFANTAAAFITSYNDTKQINQLKDDILRQSY; this is translated from the coding sequence ATGAAACTTTTGGTAATAGGACAAACAGTAGAAGACCATTACATAAAAGATGGGGAAGAGGTCGTAGCCCCGGGTGGAATTTATTACGCAGCCGCGGCTCTTGCACAACTAAAAGATGCGAATGATGAAATAATGCTTTGCACTTCAATTGAAGAAAATAATTATCAGCTCTTTGCAGATGTTTATGAACGATATGATAAAAAATATATTTCCAGAGTTGATGCTATTCCAAAAGTATGGCTGACTGTTGATCCGCACAAAGAAAGATCAGAACGATATGTTAATATCACAGCAGAATTGAAAACCGGATTTTCTTGCAGTGATTATGATGGTGTGCTTGTTAATATGATCACCGGGTTTGACATCTCCATAGATCAGTTTCAAAAAATCAGGGAGGAATTAACAGGAGTACTTTACCTTGATGTGCATACACTTTCAAGAGGCATGGATTTTGAAAACAACAGGAAGTTCAGGATAATCCCGGAGTTTGAAAAATGGGCAAGATGTGCTGATATTATTCAGGTGAACGAACACGAATTATTTTGTCTGAGTGAGTTTAAAACCGAAATGGAGATTGTGAGCTGGCTGTTAGATTGCAATGTTAGAGTAGTGATAATTACATTAGCTGAAAGAGGCGCAAAATATTTTTATAGAGACCGGGGTGAAATTGCTTCGGTCTATCATTCGGCATTAAAGGTGGAAGTGAATAATAAAATAGGCTGCGGTGATGTATTTGGCTCGGCGTTTTTTTTCAATCATTTGAAGCACAAAGATTTGCTGAAGGCATTGGTGTTTGCAAACACTGCCGCAGCTTTCATAACTTCATACAATGACACAAAACAGATCAATCAATTAAAAGATGATATCCTCAGACAATCTTATTAA
- a CDS encoding sugar nucleotide-binding protein yields the protein MISSDNLIKKRILITGSNTVIGQGLVSFFARHLRVQVLATSLNPVNNIYEAEYLSCDITNRELFKRAALDFYPDVIINTADYNHPVKSDIEREKTWKINVKSLEFITEVARVLDSHIIQISTNRVFDGLKGPYSEKGIPNPSSYYERTKLAAENVLKLSGTIYTLVRISEVFGINRICKNDLLNEKIGQIKNDSIIHNEFDRITNPVFSDDVVQAISKIIEYKKTGIYHIGGKELISDFDFNKRIAVIFNIDTKYISNGNNSEHFTKSRLDQSLLTIKAETELGYSPHTLNDALTLIKKTLQP from the coding sequence ATGATATCCTCAGACAATCTTATTAAAAAAAGAATACTGATTACAGGTTCCAATACAGTTATAGGACAAGGTCTTGTAAGTTTTTTTGCCAGGCATTTACGGGTGCAGGTTCTGGCAACTTCTTTAAATCCCGTGAATAATATCTATGAAGCTGAATATCTATCCTGTGACATTACCAATCGTGAGCTATTCAAACGTGCAGCTCTGGACTTCTATCCTGATGTCATAATAAACACTGCAGATTATAATCATCCTGTTAAATCTGATATTGAGAGAGAAAAAACCTGGAAGATTAATGTTAAGAGTCTTGAATTCATTACAGAAGTAGCAAGGGTGCTGGATTCACACATAATTCAGATATCAACAAACAGAGTATTCGACGGACTTAAAGGACCTTATAGTGAAAAAGGAATTCCAAATCCATCATCATATTATGAGCGGACTAAACTGGCGGCGGAAAACGTTCTAAAGCTCAGTGGTACTATTTATACTCTTGTAAGAATAAGTGAAGTTTTTGGAATCAACAGGATTTGTAAAAATGATCTGCTGAACGAAAAGATTGGGCAGATAAAAAATGATTCCATCATACACAACGAATTTGACAGGATTACAAACCCCGTTTTCTCTGATGATGTTGTTCAGGCAATCAGCAAGATCATCGAATATAAAAAAACCGGGATATATCATATCGGTGGAAAAGAGTTGATCAGTGATTTCGATTTCAATAAAAGAATCGCAGTAATATTTAATATTGATACGAAGTATATTAGCAATGGAAATAATTCAGAACATTTTACAAAAAGCAGATTAGATCAAAGTCTCTTAACAATAAAAGCAGAGACTGAACTTGGTTACAGTCCTCATACATTAAATGATGCTTTAACTTTGATAAAGAAAACCTTACAACCATGA